Proteins encoded by one window of Planktothrix serta PCC 8927:
- a CDS encoding serine/threonine-protein kinase produces MSQCLNPDCLQINSKTAIFCQKCGSKLLLIDRYRALKILGQGGFDRTFLAVDEHKPSQPYCVIKQFLPQAQGTNNQQKAEELFKQEAIKLEQLGKHQQIPELFAYLIQDHRQYLVQQYVEGQNLAQELAQTGAFSENKIINLLEDLLPVLAFVHQKLVIHRDIKPENIIRRKSDNKLFLVDFGADKAATRIALAVTETAIASAQYTAPEQAIGKPIFASDLYSLGVTCIHLLTNIEPFDLFDVSKSXEQEIKVPLLKGDLGGSNLGYNQRFSA; encoded by the coding sequence ATGAGTCAATGTCTTAACCCAGATTGCCTCCAAATTAACTCTAAAACCGCAATTTTTTGTCAAAAGTGTGGTTCTAAATTACTATTAATAGATCGATATCGGGCTTTAAAAATATTAGGACAAGGGGGTTTTGATCGCACATTTCTAGCTGTTGATGAGCATAAACCTTCTCAACCCTATTGTGTAATTAAACAATTTTTACCCCAAGCTCAAGGGACGAATAATCAACAAAAAGCTGAGGAACTTTTTAAACAAGAAGCGATAAAGTTAGAACAATTAGGCAAACATCAACAAATTCCTGAATTATTTGCCTATTTAATTCAAGATCATCGTCAATATTTAGTTCAACAATATGTTGAAGGACAAAATTTGGCTCAAGAATTAGCTCAAACTGGGGCATTTTCAGAAAATAAAATTATTAATTTGTTAGAGGATTTATTACCTGTTTTAGCATTTGTTCATCAAAAATTGGTAATTCATAGAGATATTAAACCGGAAAATATTATTAGAAGAAAGAGCGATAATAAATTATTTTTAGTGGATTTTGGAGCCGATAAAGCCGCGACGAGAATAGCGTTAGCGGTGACAGAAACAGCTATTGCTTCAGCCCAATATACTGCACCTGAACAAGCGATAGGAAAACCGATCTTTGCTAGTGATTTATATAGTTTAGGGGTAACTTGTATTCATTTATTAACTAATATTGAACCCTTTGATTTATTTGATGTTAGTAAAAGTNAGGAACAGGAGATCAAAGTCCCCCTTCTTAAGGGGGATTTAGGGGGATCTAATCTGGGCTATAATCAGAGGTTTTCGGCTTAA
- a CDS encoding Uma2 family endonuclease: MTQLQTQIQTDTWITATWDEYLQILEQPNFTQGRGYYFNQQMRIERAAVGANHADDNGIIVILVNLWGMFRGIPMRLFVNCSYRKTGIREAQPDASYYIGERVKLAPRGSSIVNLDENLPPDLVIEIGDSSLGDDLGQKRILYEDLGVREYWVVDVQNAKIIAFKILSNCGSERIKESEILPNFKIALLEEGLKRSRQQDNTEVGNWFIEQMGR; this comes from the coding sequence ATGACTCAACTACAAACTCAAATTCAAACAGATACTTGGATAACTGCAACTTGGGATGAATATTTGCAAATCTTAGAACAACCCAACTTTACCCAAGGGAGGGGTTATTATTTTAATCAACAGATGAGGATTGAAAGGGCAGCAGTCGGGGCGAATCATGCTGATGATAATGGTATAATTGTTATTTTAGTTAACCTATGGGGTATGTTTCGCGGTATTCCCATGAGATTATTCGTTAACTGTAGCTATCGAAAAACAGGAATTCGAGAAGCTCAACCCGATGCTTCTTATTATATTGGAGAACGAGTTAAATTAGCACCTCGTGGGAGTTCTATTGTTAATTTAGATGAAAATTTACCTCCAGATTTAGTGATTGAAATTGGAGATAGCTCTTTAGGGGATGATTTAGGGCAAAAACGAATATTATATGAAGATTTAGGAGTTAGGGAATATTGGGTTGTAGATGTTCAAAATGCTAAAATTATTGCGTTTAAAATATTATCAAATTGTGGGAGTGAACGAATTAAAGAGTCTGAGATTTTACCGAATTTTAAAATAGCTTTATTAGAGGAAGGATTAAAACGTAGTCGTCAACAGGATAATACAGAAGTGGGAAATTGGTTTATAGAACAAATGGGAAGATAA